In Pseudomonadota bacterium, the following are encoded in one genomic region:
- a CDS encoding glycosyltransferase has protein sequence MKELMAPVWRRPYPRVGVGIVTYNRPEYFRQVVHAAFTHFSPIADLFVHNDGSSPNDEYRRIFAWLPNTISVWESHENRGIAPSKNALLKAMKNYDYLFILEDDIIPLSPNAIIEYVKVSLRTGIEHFSFAHHGPANASGPVGASGWMEFYPNAIGAWCMYTRRAIETVGYLDENFHNAWEHVEHTHRLAKAGLTSPFWRFADVYGSQRWFREIPQAIESSTIRNNPSWRRHMREGLVYWSQKDPEHFPLRHILESLSRQEVA, from the coding sequence ATGAAAGAGCTTATGGCTCCGGTGTGGCGGCGGCCGTATCCGCGCGTGGGCGTGGGTATCGTCACCTACAACCGCCCTGAGTATTTCCGGCAGGTCGTCCACGCGGCGTTCACCCACTTCTCGCCCATCGCCGACCTGTTCGTACACAACGACGGCTCGTCGCCGAACGATGAGTACCGCCGCATCTTTGCCTGGCTGCCCAACACCATCAGCGTCTGGGAATCGCACGAGAACCGCGGCATCGCTCCAAGCAAGAACGCGCTGCTCAAGGCGATGAAGAACTACGACTACCTCTTCATCCTTGAGGACGACATCATCCCGCTGTCGCCGAACGCCATCATCGAGTATGTCAAGGTTAGTCTGCGTACCGGCATCGAGCACTTCAGTTTCGCGCACCATGGGCCGGCCAACGCGAGTGGGCCTGTGGGCGCATCGGGTTGGATGGAGTTCTATCCAAACGCGATTGGCGCCTGGTGCATGTACACGCGGCGGGCCATCGAAACCGTCGGATACCTCGACGAGAACTTCCACAACGCGTGGGAGCACGTGGAGCATACGCACCGCCTCGCGAAGGCCGGGCTCACCTCGCCTTTCTGGCGGTTCGCCGACGTATACGGTTCGCAGCGCTGGTTTCGCGAGATCCCTCAGGCGATCGAGTCGAGCACCATCCGCAACAACCCGTCGTGGCGGCGCCACATGCGTGAGGGGCTGGTCTACTGGTCGCAGAAAGATCCGGAGCACTTCCCGCTCCGTCACATCCTCGAGAGCCTGTCGCGTCAAGAGGTCGCATGA